The Alicyclobacillus macrosporangiidus CPP55 genome segment GCGGTACGAGGTTCCTGGCCGCAAAGTGGGCAACGACCAGACCGAGCAACTCAAGGTTCGGCGGATCGCCATCATGGAGATGAACGCGAAGACACGGCAGGCAAAGCTGTTGTTTGACACGGCACGGCAGTTCCGAGACCGTTTGTCGGATAAGGCCATCGAGAGTGTGCTGGCGGTCGGCGCGAAGTTGTTGACGGGGTTGGAGCTTATCCCGCTCCCCGTAACGGAGAGAATGTACACGGCTGCGGACATCGCGGAGGAGGCGGGTGTCAGCGCAAACATGGTTGGCCGGATTGCGAACCGGCATAGTTTAAAGACGTCGGAATACGGGCAGTACGTCTTGGACAAATCTCCGCACAGCGCCAAACAAGTTTCAGCGTTCCGGTACAACGAGCGGGGAAGGGAAAAGCTGCTCGGAATCCTGAGACGGAAGTTGGCTCAGGAGGAGGAAGAATGGCCGCTCTGCCATTGACGGGGCGGCCTTTCATACATGGATAAACTGTATTTTGTACGTATACCGCCAAAGTGTCGTAGAGTGCATTCAAAAGTGAGCCCGCTGGAAGCGATACGACCATTCGAACTGAATCTCCTGTCGGTTGAGCCAGGTGAGCTTGTCGCGCGTTTCGCCATCAAAACGATGACGGAGCGCGCGGTTTTTGTTTTGTGGCCGGATTTGCCCTGCACCCCTCCCGTGAGTGAAGGGCATGAGCGGATGAGTAGAATGTTTAGCCCCGATTTCGGAGAAAAAAGAGGTGACTCCGTTGGGCACTGAACTCTTCACCGCGCCCAATCCGCCGTTTCCCGGCTGGCAGAACCCGGCGCCCAACGTCTACACGTTCACGCTTCCGGCGCAGGGCTGGTGGAACACGCTGTTTGGCGGCGGGGCGATGAAAGAATTGGCCAACTTTATCGCCAACCTCGTCATGCAGGCCCTGGCCTGGGTCATGCACCTGGCCATTCTGCTCGCCGCCCAGTTCAGCGACCCGACCTGGGTGGTTGGCCCCGTGGCGGACAAGATTGGCTCCATTTTTCACCTGGGATACGAGAACATCTTCCTGCGTTTGATGCCGTTCCTTGTGCTGGCGACGGCGCTGTATGTCGTCTGGCAGTTCCTTCGCGCGAACCACGCCAAGATTCTCACCGCCGTGGTCAGCACGGCCTTGACCGGGGCGCTCATCTACGTTTTCTTTTTCAATTTCGCTCCGACGTTCAAGACTGTGAACAACCTCGCGCAGGCAGTGACCGTGCAGCTTGGAACGGCGGTGGAATCGACGGGAGGAGTGCAAGCGGGCACGCTGTACGACGCGTTGTGGGACGTGTACGTGCTGGAACCGTGGGAGGCAGCACAGTTCGGGCACGCTTCGCAAAACCTGAGTGATTTTGACGTATCGTCCTCGGCGGTGGGCCAGACGTACACCGACGACCAAGGTCAGCAGCAGACCATCGGCGCGGGCGACAACTGGGTCAAACTCTTCATGACCAACACGACCGACAAGGCGAGACAGAGCCTGTTGGGAGTCATGACCAGTGTCCCGCAGCCGTTTGCCCGTTCCAGTTGGACGAGTCAGGATGTGCAGAACGCGAACCCGTACGACAATATCGTGTTCTTGCTCGTGATGTTGCTGCTCTCCATACCCTGCCTTGCGTTCCTAGGGATGATGGCATTTCTGCTCTTTTCACTCGCGTTCATGTTCTTGCTCATGGTGTTCCTGGGCATTGTGACGGTGCCGGTGGCGTTTGTGCCCGAGGTCGGGTGGTTCGTGACGCTGCGCTGGCTGCGGGAGGCGGCCGGGTATCTTCTGCTGCGTCTCGCGAATGTGGTGTACATGGCGGCGACGTTTGCGTTGGCGCAGATCGTGGTCGGCGCGGTGGCGGTCACTGGGGACGAGTCGTCGCTGGTGCTGGCCGCTTTGACGAACGCGCTGATGTTTTTGGCGGCGCTGTTGTTTCGCGAGAAGGTATTCCATGCGTACATCAGGCCGCACGTTGAGTCGGTGCAAGGGATTGAACGCAAGGGCGAGAACGAGGCCCGTTCAGAAAGACAGGGCGACGATGGGGGTGAACGGCGTTCAGCAGGCGAAGAGCGCGGAGGAGGCCGCACCGGTACGCTGTCGAGTAGGTTTGGTACGGAGCGAAGGCGTGCGTCGGAAAGCGGTGCGGTGGGCGTCGCGGCAGCGGCGACGGGTGCCGTTGGCACTGGTGCGGCGTCAACAACGGGCGCTGGTACAGCACGGCAGAAGCTGGCGTCGGCATTTTCTGTGGTTGTGGACAAGGCGCGTAATCCGAGTCGTGCGTCGACCTGGCAGGAGCGGGCGCGAAGTCGTGCAGACCGTATGATCGCGCTGGAGCGTACGGTACACGGGAGGACGTTGGACGCGTTGGCTCACGGCGGGAAGCTGGCCGTGAGAGCCGGGCGGTCGCTTTACGGCCCGGCGTCTTCGCCCGTCGAGTTGAGCGATTGGCCGCCTGACCAGGGAGGTTCAACGCCTTTTGAAGCCCAGGAATCCACAGGCTCGGGTGCGGCAGACGGACAGGACCAAGAGCCGCGTCAAGAGGCAACAGCGCCTCGCGCGCGGGGAGAGGCGCGCCAGAGACGTTCGGCAGTCGAGGACGACGAAGGCCAGAGATTGTCCGAGGCGTTCGAGACGGCGCCTGTGACACCTGCAGACATCAACGAGGAGCGGGCACCATATGACGTCTCGCCTGATACGCACCGTGAAGCGGACGCTGGGACCGGGCAGGGTGTCGGAAGCACAGAGGTACATGGGAGCGAAGGTGTATCTGGCGCTGACGAACAAACCCGTGAGACGAGTAACCAGACTGAGCAACGTGCGGAATCCTGGGCGCCGGGTCAACTAACCGGGCGGCGTCC includes the following:
- a CDS encoding Bro-N domain-containing protein, which encodes MERLIPFEYKEKTVRVVMVDGEPRFVAKDVCEVLEISKYRDAVAKLDDDERMSITVDTPGGPQKMTAVNEPGLYKLIFTSHKSEAKSFQRWVTHEVLPSIRKTGRYEVPGRKVGNDQTEQLKVRRIAIMEMNAKTRQAKLLFDTARQFRDRLSDKAIESVLAVGAKLLTGLELIPLPVTERMYTAADIAEEAGVSANMVGRIANRHSLKTSEYGQYVLDKSPHSAKQVSAFRYNERGREKLLGILRRKLAQEEEEWPLCH